The following proteins are co-located in the Ascidiaceihabitans donghaensis genome:
- a CDS encoding P1 family peptidase translates to MNPGPKNSITDIAGLKVGNAQNDTLKSGTTVLVGEVPFTASVAVMGGAPGTRETDLLAPDKSVAQVDALVLSGGSAYGLDACSGVVDGLRAQGRGYKVADAIIPLVPGAILFDLINGGEKNWDTNPYRQLGRDAFEAASEQFEIGTAGAGTGALTGMYKGGLGTASLVLPNGATVAALVAANPIGSATTPSDTHFWAAPFEIDGEFGGKGPDPSSGLGRDLTSRKMTALYERANTTIAIVATDLTLDKAQCLRFATAAHDGIGRAIVPAHCPADGDLVFGAATGAHPMDSPARDLLMAGHGAALCLSRAIARAVYAAIPAEGDLLPCWSDHNA, encoded by the coding sequence ATGAACCCCGGCCCCAAAAACAGCATTACAGATATTGCCGGACTAAAAGTCGGCAACGCCCAAAACGACACCCTGAAATCAGGCACAACAGTGCTGGTGGGGGAAGTACCTTTCACGGCCAGCGTGGCTGTGATGGGCGGCGCACCCGGAACACGCGAAACCGACCTTTTGGCCCCCGACAAGTCCGTCGCACAGGTTGACGCGCTGGTTCTGTCGGGCGGGTCCGCTTATGGGTTGGACGCGTGTTCAGGGGTTGTTGACGGGTTGCGTGCGCAGGGGCGCGGCTACAAGGTGGCAGACGCAATCATCCCGCTTGTTCCGGGTGCTATCTTGTTTGATCTGATCAATGGCGGCGAAAAAAATTGGGACACCAACCCCTACCGCCAGCTTGGGCGCGACGCGTTTGAAGCCGCCTCTGAACAGTTTGAAATTGGCACCGCGGGCGCGGGCACAGGGGCTTTGACAGGCATGTACAAAGGCGGGCTTGGCACCGCATCTTTGGTTTTGCCAAATGGGGCCACAGTGGCCGCATTGGTCGCTGCAAACCCCATCGGCAGCGCCACAACACCGTCCGATACGCACTTCTGGGCCGCACCGTTCGAAATTGACGGCGAATTCGGCGGCAAAGGTCCCGATCCATCCAGCGGTTTGGGCCGTGATTTGACCAGCCGGAAAATGACCGCCCTGTACGAGCGCGCGAACACAACCATCGCCATTGTCGCCACCGATCTGACATTGGACAAAGCCCAATGCTTGCGGTTCGCGACAGCCGCCCATGATGGTATCGGACGCGCCATTGTTCCCGCGCATTGTCCAGCTGATGGCGATCTGGTTTTTGGCGCAGCGACAGGTGCGCATCCCATGGACAGCCCTGCCCGCGATTTGTTGATGGCAGGTCATGGCGCGGCCTTGTGTCTTAGCCGCGCAATCGCCCGCGCGGTCTATGCGGCGATTCCTGCCGAAGGTGATCTGCTGCCCTGTTGGAGCGATCACAATGCCTGA
- the pufB gene encoding light-harvesting antenna LH1, beta subunit: MADNTNLSFTGLTDEQAQELHSVYMSGLWLFTAVAVVAHLAVFIWRPWF; encoded by the coding sequence ATGGCTGATAATACAAACCTGTCTTTCACAGGTCTCACAGACGAACAGGCGCAAGAATTGCATTCTGTCTACATGAGCGGGCTCTGGCTGTTTACAGCAGTTGCCGTGGTTGCTCATTTGGCAGTCTTCATTTGGCGCCCGTGGTTCTAA
- a CDS encoding tetratricopeptide repeat protein: protein MTQDLYGLPVTGADAAALQGINDLIHGFISFDPKATNVMKAAVDAPECCLANTYTAMIWMLLEAPIAAAKATPFIEAAERVAPKVTVREQLMTQAIRAWVDGDVPACITLCETILEDHPRDMVALKLAQYHTFNIGDFASMLRVALKTMPAADDIPYAHGMVSFGYEECHLLDDAAASARRAMDIQRAEPWAHHTLAHVYLTRGQITEGIAFLESVADTWDGLNSFIHSHLWWHMALFYISAGRPEDVLQAYDTHVWGLAKDYSQDQVGAASLLARMEFAGIDVGARWGDVADYVAKRGADTVSPFLTLQYLYALGRAKRPEGEALLDAIEARAKDTTQHDHKTWEDVALWAAHGIAAHAAEDWDDAIRFLGKALPRLAECGGSHAQRDLFEQIHLDALIQSGQASKAQQVLEMRRTFDPGGVPLNMMLADVYDQSGLPGQAAIARARAESAKATLH from the coding sequence ATGACACAAGACCTATATGGCCTGCCCGTCACAGGGGCCGATGCTGCCGCGCTGCAAGGCATCAACGATCTGATCCACGGCTTCATCAGCTTTGATCCCAAAGCCACAAATGTCATGAAAGCGGCCGTTGACGCACCTGAATGCTGTCTGGCCAACACCTACACAGCCATGATCTGGATGTTGCTTGAAGCCCCGATCGCAGCGGCCAAGGCCACCCCCTTTATTGAGGCAGCCGAACGCGTAGCTCCAAAAGTGACTGTGCGCGAACAACTTATGACACAAGCTATTCGCGCCTGGGTCGATGGTGATGTTCCCGCCTGCATCACGCTGTGCGAAACCATTCTGGAGGACCATCCCCGCGATATGGTGGCTTTAAAGCTGGCGCAGTACCACACATTCAACATCGGCGATTTCGCAAGCATGCTCCGCGTGGCTCTGAAAACCATGCCAGCGGCCGACGACATTCCCTATGCCCATGGGATGGTGTCTTTTGGCTATGAAGAATGTCACCTTCTGGACGATGCCGCCGCTTCTGCGCGGCGCGCTATGGACATTCAACGTGCCGAACCCTGGGCGCATCACACGCTGGCCCACGTCTATCTCACGCGCGGTCAAATCACCGAAGGTATCGCGTTTTTGGAAAGCGTCGCAGACACGTGGGACGGGCTAAATTCATTTATCCATTCGCATCTTTGGTGGCACATGGCGCTGTTCTATATCAGCGCAGGCCGTCCGGAAGATGTGCTGCAAGCCTATGACACCCATGTGTGGGGGTTGGCCAAAGACTATTCCCAAGATCAGGTCGGCGCCGCATCATTGCTGGCACGCATGGAATTCGCGGGCATTGACGTGGGCGCACGTTGGGGGGATGTGGCTGATTACGTGGCCAAACGTGGCGCAGACACGGTTAGCCCGTTTCTGACGCTGCAATATCTATACGCTTTGGGCCGTGCAAAGCGTCCCGAAGGCGAAGCCCTTTTGGACGCGATCGAAGCCCGCGCAAAAGATACGACACAACACGATCACAAAACATGGGAAGACGTGGCATTATGGGCTGCCCACGGCATCGCCGCACATGCAGCCGAAGACTGGGACGATGCGATCCGGTTTCTGGGCAAGGCGCTGCCCCGGCTGGCAGAATGCGGAGGAAGCCACGCACAGCGGGATCTGTTTGAACAAATCCACCTAGATGCGTTGATCCAGTCGGGACAAGCATCAAAGGCGCAGCAGGTCCTTGAAATGCGGCGCACCTTTGATCCGGGTGGCGTGCCCTTGAATATGATGCTGGCGGATGTTTATGACCAATCGGGATTGCCCGGCCAAGCAGCCATTGCACGAGCGCGCGCTGAAAGCGCCAAAGCGACGCTGCATTAG
- the pufC gene encoding photosynthetic reaction center cytochrome PufC, with translation MFPKWFDKWNADNPTNIFGPAIAVGAVGCAIFAAALIVTWGNPAQTTSMQTGPRGTGMSVPEFNVALAKADPDIENFDTEDTPYVPEGGEELAKDIYQNVQVLGDLTDDNFNRLMAAMTQWVAPEEGCAYCHGDVDLEDYGNDDLYTKVVSRRMIEMTQAINEEWDGHVNANKEVGVTCYTCHRGEHVPSNIWFRISPVNAKTAGWSANQNRATSLSQSTSLPSDALEKYLLEEETIAVHSLDSREAGVPGQDGYASIQDTERTYSLMNYFANSLGVNCVFCHNSRAFYDGGQVTPQWGTASLGILMVQEINNDYLVPLKDTYPANRLGPIYADAPKAACKTCHKGYQQPLQGLNVIENYPELASSEPPEYAEE, from the coding sequence ATGTTTCCCAAGTGGTTTGACAAATGGAACGCCGACAATCCCACCAACATCTTTGGCCCCGCCATTGCGGTGGGGGCGGTGGGCTGCGCCATCTTTGCGGCAGCTCTGATCGTGACATGGGGCAACCCGGCCCAGACAACCAGCATGCAGACGGGCCCGCGCGGCACGGGCATGTCGGTGCCGGAGTTCAACGTGGCTTTGGCCAAGGCAGATCCCGACATCGAAAACTTCGACACCGAGGACACGCCGTATGTGCCTGAAGGTGGTGAGGAACTGGCGAAAGATATCTATCAGAATGTGCAGGTGCTGGGCGATCTGACTGATGACAATTTCAACCGTCTGATGGCCGCCATGACGCAATGGGTCGCACCGGAAGAAGGCTGTGCCTATTGCCACGGCGACGTGGACCTTGAGGATTATGGCAACGACGATCTTTACACCAAAGTCGTGTCGCGCCGCATGATCGAGATGACGCAAGCCATCAACGAAGAATGGGACGGCCACGTCAACGCCAACAAGGAAGTCGGCGTGACATGCTACACCTGCCACCGCGGCGAACATGTGCCATCCAACATCTGGTTCCGCATCTCGCCCGTGAACGCCAAGACGGCAGGCTGGTCCGCCAACCAGAACCGCGCCACGTCGCTGAGCCAATCGACGTCATTGCCGTCGGACGCTTTGGAAAAATACCTGCTTGAGGAAGAAACCATCGCGGTTCACAGCCTCGACAGCCGTGAAGCGGGTGTGCCGGGTCAAGATGGTTACGCCAGCATCCAAGACACCGAACGCACGTATTCCTTGATGAATTACTTTGCGAACTCACTCGGCGTGAACTGCGTGTTCTGTCACAACTCCCGCGCCTTTTACGATGGTGGCCAAGTCACACCGCAGTGGGGCACGGCGTCTTTGGGCATCTTGATGGTGCAGGAAATCAACAACGATTACCTTGTGCCGTTGAAAGACACATACCCGGCAAACCGTCTTGGCCCGATCTATGCGGATGCGCCCAAAGCGGCCTGCAAGACTTGCCACAAGGGCTACCAACAGCCTTTGCAGGGTCTGAATGTGATCGAAAACTATCCGGAGCTGGCCTCGTCAGAGCCACCTGAGTACGCGGAAGAATAA
- a CDS encoding cupin domain-containing protein, translated as MKTVNLAEKLAQFDSHWDPHVVADYNGNDVMVVKFQGEFPFHDHPDTDDFFLVLEGEMTMDLDGAHHTVKAGELFIVPKGVTHRPRAEHECKVLLIEPKGVPNTGDPETAAAKPHI; from the coding sequence ATGAAGACGGTCAACCTTGCAGAGAAACTCGCGCAGTTCGACAGCCACTGGGACCCCCATGTTGTGGCGGATTACAACGGCAACGACGTGATGGTCGTGAAATTTCAAGGCGAATTCCCGTTTCATGACCACCCTGACACGGATGATTTCTTTTTGGTGCTTGAAGGGGAAATGACAATGGATCTGGACGGCGCACACCACACCGTCAAAGCGGGGGAATTGTTCATCGTGCCAAAAGGCGTCACCCACAGGCCCCGCGCCGAACACGAATGTAAGGTCTTGCTGATCGAACCCAAAGGTGTGCCAAACACTGGTGATCCTGAAACAGCCGCTGCAAAACCACACATCTGA
- the pufL gene encoding photosynthetic reaction center subunit L → MALLSFERKYRVRGGTLVGGDLFDFWVGPFYVGFFGVTTAFFALLGTILIFWGASQQGTFNPWLINIAPPDLSYGLGMAPLLEGGLWQIITFCATGAFISWALREVEICRKLGMGYHVPAGFAFAILAYVTLVIFRPLLMGAWGHGFPYGIFSHLDWVSNTGYAYLHFHYNPAHMLAVTLFFTTTLALALHGALILSAANPEEGEEAKTPDHEDTFFRDYIGYSIGTLGIHRVGYLLALNAVFFSAVCIIISGPVWTAGWPEWWNWWLDMPIWGADPMPVGGL, encoded by the coding sequence ATGGCGTTGCTCAGCTTCGAAAGAAAATATCGCGTCCGCGGAGGGACGTTGGTCGGCGGTGATCTGTTCGACTTTTGGGTAGGTCCATTTTATGTCGGCTTCTTTGGGGTCACGACTGCCTTTTTCGCCTTGTTAGGCACCATTTTGATCTTCTGGGGCGCCTCGCAGCAGGGCACCTTTAATCCGTGGCTGATCAACATCGCGCCGCCGGACCTCAGCTACGGTTTGGGCATGGCCCCCTTGTTGGAAGGCGGTTTGTGGCAGATCATCACCTTCTGTGCCACCGGCGCTTTCATCAGCTGGGCGCTGCGCGAGGTCGAAATCTGTCGCAAGCTAGGCATGGGCTATCATGTGCCTGCCGGATTTGCCTTTGCCATTCTGGCCTATGTCACGCTGGTCATTTTCCGCCCCCTTCTGATGGGCGCATGGGGTCACGGTTTCCCTTACGGGATTTTCAGCCACCTCGATTGGGTCAGCAACACAGGCTACGCCTATTTGCACTTCCATTATAACCCGGCCCACATGCTGGCGGTGACCTTGTTCTTCACCACCACATTGGCGCTGGCTTTGCACGGTGCGTTGATCTTGTCCGCCGCCAACCCCGAAGAGGGCGAAGAGGCCAAAACCCCCGATCACGAAGACACGTTTTTCCGCGACTACATCGGCTATTCCATCGGCACGCTGGGCATCCACCGCGTTGGCTATCTGTTGGCTTTGAACGCCGTGTTCTTTTCTGCCGTGTGCATCATCATCTCTGGTCCGGTCTGGACCGCTGGCTGGCCCGAGTGGTGGAACTGGTGGTTGGACATGCCAATCTGGGGCGCGGACCCCATGCCTGTAGGAGGACTGTGA
- the pufQ gene encoding cytochrome PufQ, whose translation MSDLTSNTPMEQSAAPKRNAQKTEFMVYFAVIFVATLPLACLTWALAAFKSRSFTDKGPMARAWTQARIITPMIFSR comes from the coding sequence ATGAGCGATCTGACGTCCAATACCCCGATGGAGCAGTCCGCTGCCCCGAAACGGAATGCGCAAAAGACCGAGTTCATGGTCTATTTTGCCGTGATCTTTGTGGCGACTTTGCCGCTGGCCTGCCTGACATGGGCGCTGGCCGCGTTTAAGTCCCGGTCGTTCACGGACAAAGGCCCGATGGCCCGTGCCTGGACCCAAGCCCGCATCATAACGCCTATGATTTTTTCGCGGTGA
- a CDS encoding SDR family oxidoreductase produces the protein MRLDQKTAIVTGAASGFGAGIVAKFVAEGCRVLVADINADGAKTEAAKHGASAVACTVNVADGASVKAMVDAALAAFGHVDILVNNAGVTHLPAPMEDVTEDDFDRVYNVNMKSVYHSARHLVPHMKSRKSGAILNIASTAGVSPRPRLNWYNASKGWMINATKGMAVELAPEGIRVNALNPVAGETPLLKSFMGEDTPEMRAKFLSTIPLGRFSTPEDLANAACYMCSDEASMITGVAMEVDGGRCI, from the coding sequence ATGCGACTGGACCAAAAAACTGCAATCGTGACTGGGGCCGCGTCCGGCTTTGGCGCAGGGATCGTCGCAAAATTCGTGGCTGAAGGGTGCCGGGTTCTGGTCGCGGACATCAATGCAGACGGGGCGAAAACCGAAGCGGCCAAGCACGGGGCATCTGCTGTTGCGTGTACCGTGAATGTGGCAGACGGCGCGTCGGTCAAAGCCATGGTGGATGCCGCACTTGCTGCGTTTGGTCACGTCGACATTCTGGTCAACAATGCCGGCGTGACGCATTTACCGGCGCCTATGGAAGACGTCACCGAAGACGATTTTGACCGCGTCTACAACGTGAATATGAAGTCCGTCTACCACAGCGCCCGCCACCTTGTGCCGCACATGAAATCCCGCAAAAGCGGCGCAATCCTGAACATCGCATCCACTGCGGGCGTCTCTCCACGTCCGCGCCTGAACTGGTACAACGCCTCAAAAGGCTGGATGATCAATGCCACCAAGGGCATGGCCGTGGAACTGGCCCCCGAAGGCATCCGCGTCAACGCGTTGAACCCTGTGGCAGGGGAAACACCGCTGCTGAAAAGCTTCATGGGCGAAGACACCCCGGAAATGCGCGCCAAATTCCTGTCGACGATTCCACTGGGGCGTTTTTCGACACCCGAAGACCTCGCGAATGCCGCGTGTTACATGTGTTCGGACGAGGCCAGCATGATAACAGGGGTGGCCATGGAAGTAGACGGGGGACGGTGCATATGA
- the pufM gene encoding photosynthetic reaction center subunit M — protein sequence MFNTYQNIFNQVLVQGNPEWGMDDSGELMQERTLKPFFSRLAGFIGNAQIGPVNANMYGIISCVCFMIWFNIVGFSFLVQVDWSVPELLRQLFWLALEPPGPEYGLSMPPLNDGGAFIIAGMFFLVGCVTWWLRTYQLAQQHKMGKHVAWAFAALLFLILVLGLIRPVLMGSWSEAVPYGIFPHLDWTTAFSIRYGNLYYNPFHCLSIVFLYGSVLLFAMHGGTILAVTRYGGDRELEQIYDRGTATERAALFWRWTMGFNATMEGIHRWAWWFAVLTPITGGIGILLTGTVVDNWFIWAQEHNFAPMYDGSYGYEDYGSYEAFIGKED from the coding sequence ATGTTTAATACCTATCAAAACATCTTCAATCAGGTGCTGGTCCAGGGCAATCCCGAATGGGGCATGGATGACAGCGGCGAGTTGATGCAGGAACGCACGCTTAAGCCTTTCTTCTCGCGCCTTGCCGGCTTCATCGGCAACGCCCAAATCGGGCCGGTCAATGCAAACATGTACGGGATCATTTCCTGCGTGTGCTTTATGATCTGGTTCAACATCGTTGGCTTTTCCTTTTTGGTTCAGGTCGACTGGTCTGTGCCTGAACTGCTGCGCCAGTTGTTCTGGCTGGCGTTGGAACCCCCCGGTCCCGAATACGGGCTGAGCATGCCACCCTTGAACGACGGCGGTGCCTTCATCATCGCGGGCATGTTCTTTCTGGTGGGTTGCGTCACATGGTGGTTGCGCACCTATCAATTGGCGCAACAGCACAAGATGGGCAAACATGTGGCTTGGGCCTTTGCCGCGCTGCTGTTCCTGATCCTTGTGCTTGGTTTGATCCGTCCCGTGCTGATGGGCAGTTGGTCAGAGGCGGTGCCCTACGGCATCTTCCCGCACCTTGATTGGACCACCGCGTTTTCGATCCGCTACGGCAACCTTTATTACAACCCGTTCCACTGTCTTTCGATTGTGTTCCTTTATGGCTCTGTCCTGCTGTTTGCGATGCACGGCGGCACTATTCTGGCCGTCACGCGTTACGGCGGCGACCGCGAGTTGGAGCAGATCTATGACCGTGGCACGGCCACCGAACGCGCGGCCTTGTTCTGGCGCTGGACCATGGGGTTCAACGCCACCATGGAAGGCATCCACCGCTGGGCCTGGTGGTTCGCGGTTTTGACCCCGATCACCGGCGGCATCGGCATCCTGCTGACAGGCACCGTCGTCGACAACTGGTTCATCTGGGCGCAAGAACACAACTTTGCACCAATGTATGACGGCTCATACGGCTACGAGGACTACGGATCTTACGAAGCCTTCATCGGGAAGGAGGACTAA
- a CDS encoding alpha/beta fold hydrolase: MPEFAHDGVTIHYEISGHGPPLLMIAGMLSDSASWAPLVPLLEPHFTLIRPDNRTTGRTRPMGAPASVAHFASDALALLDHLDLQQAHVLGHSMGGAVAMTLARSAPKRVRSLALAAAAPLQLNRNLALFQTLLAIRKSDASPDTWLRALFPWLFDPAVYELENAVQEAVDASLAYPFAQSADAMSHQIAALADFDPTPLLGPYPMPARAFLGENDLLLPVAVAQKALGDIDTVILPGAGHSIHWDVPDVVAHHLTTFTRTA; this comes from the coding sequence ATGCCTGAATTTGCCCATGATGGCGTGACCATACATTACGAGATCAGCGGCCATGGCCCGCCTTTGCTGATGATTGCGGGGATGCTCAGCGACAGCGCCAGCTGGGCGCCTCTTGTCCCATTGTTAGAGCCGCATTTCACCCTGATCCGCCCCGACAACCGAACCACAGGTCGCACACGGCCAATGGGCGCTCCGGCCTCAGTCGCCCATTTCGCATCTGATGCCCTGGCCCTGCTGGATCATCTGGATCTGCAACAAGCCCATGTTTTAGGTCATTCGATGGGCGGCGCCGTCGCAATGACCTTGGCGCGGTCTGCACCGAAACGTGTACGATCATTAGCATTGGCCGCTGCGGCCCCCCTACAGCTCAACCGCAATCTTGCGCTGTTTCAGACGTTGCTGGCCATTCGCAAAAGCGACGCCAGCCCCGACACATGGCTGCGTGCGTTATTCCCGTGGCTGTTTGACCCTGCGGTTTACGAATTGGAAAATGCCGTGCAAGAGGCCGTCGATGCTTCGCTTGCATACCCCTTTGCGCAAAGCGCGGATGCCATGTCGCACCAGATCGCAGCATTGGCCGATTTCGATCCGACGCCATTGCTGGGCCCATACCCTATGCCCGCCCGCGCTTTTCTGGGCGAGAATGATCTTTTGTTGCCTGTCGCCGTCGCACAAAAAGCGCTTGGCGATATAGACACTGTGATTTTGCCCGGCGCAGGTCACTCCATTCATTGGGATGTTCCGGACGTCGTCGCCCATCATCTAACAACCTTTACGAGGACCGCATGA
- the dxs gene encoding 1-deoxy-D-xylulose-5-phosphate synthase, producing MTNSPILDRVAGPRDMRGLTDPQLRTLADEVRCEVVQAVSETGGHLGSSLGVVELTVAIHAVFDTPRDKLIWDVGHQCYPHKILTGRRDRMNTLRQKGGLSGFTKRSESEYDPFGAAHSSTSISAALGFAVGRDLGQATGDAIAVIGDGSISAGMAYEAMNNAGAEGRRLFVILNDNEMSIAPPVGAMSGYLSSLSERGPLAGLRAVAEGVESALPKPVRDGARRAREMVTGLESRGTFFEELGFDYIGPIDGHDMDQLLQVLRAARSRATGPVLIHACTVKGKGYAPAEGSADKYHGVAKFDVASGVQKKTKSNVPSYTSVFGEALTDEASRDVAIVGVTAAMPSGTGINILQDRFPARVFDVGIAEQHAVTFAAGMAASGLKPFCAIYSSFLQRGYDQIVHDVALQNLPVRFALDRAGLVGADGPTHAGAFDVGFLASLPNMVVMAAADEAELTHMVATAAAHDSGPIAFRYPRGNGTGVERPERGQVLEIGKGRMIREGGSDVALLALGTSLQDCEAAADALEADGISVSVADARFAKPLDMRLIGELAGTHRTLITVEQGAMGGFGAMVLQAMAGAGMLDKGLQVRTMHLPDRYIDQASPDEMYADAGLTADDIVNKVLETLGHKTDVVDLASVLRKT from the coding sequence ATGACAAATTCCCCAATTCTAGACCGTGTTGCCGGACCCCGCGATATGCGCGGGCTGACCGATCCGCAACTGCGGACCCTCGCGGATGAAGTGCGCTGCGAAGTGGTGCAGGCCGTGTCCGAAACAGGGGGGCATTTGGGGTCTTCTTTGGGGGTTGTGGAACTGACGGTTGCCATCCACGCGGTCTTTGACACGCCCCGCGACAAGTTGATCTGGGACGTGGGGCACCAGTGTTACCCGCATAAAATCCTGACAGGCCGACGCGATCGCATGAACACTCTACGTCAAAAGGGGGGCCTAAGCGGTTTCACCAAACGCAGTGAATCCGAATACGATCCTTTTGGCGCGGCGCATTCCTCGACGTCCATTTCTGCAGCATTGGGGTTCGCTGTGGGTCGCGATCTGGGCCAGGCGACAGGCGATGCCATTGCGGTCATCGGCGACGGATCGATCAGCGCGGGCATGGCCTATGAGGCAATGAACAACGCCGGGGCCGAAGGGCGCCGCCTGTTCGTGATCCTGAACGACAATGAAATGAGCATCGCTCCGCCAGTGGGTGCGATGTCGGGCTATCTGTCCAGCCTGTCCGAACGAGGCCCCCTTGCGGGCCTGCGCGCTGTGGCAGAAGGGGTCGAATCCGCACTACCCAAACCGGTGCGTGATGGCGCACGCCGCGCGCGTGAAATGGTGACGGGTCTGGAAAGCCGTGGCACGTTCTTTGAGGAACTTGGATTTGACTACATCGGCCCGATAGACGGACACGATATGGATCAGCTGCTGCAAGTGCTACGCGCCGCGCGAAGCCGCGCAACAGGGCCGGTTTTGATTCACGCCTGCACGGTCAAAGGCAAAGGCTATGCCCCAGCGGAAGGATCGGCCGACAAATACCACGGCGTTGCGAAATTTGATGTGGCCAGCGGTGTTCAGAAAAAAACCAAAAGCAATGTGCCATCCTACACCAGCGTCTTTGGCGAGGCACTGACCGACGAAGCATCGCGGGACGTGGCGATTGTGGGGGTCACTGCCGCGATGCCGTCGGGCACAGGGATCAACATTTTGCAGGACCGCTTTCCGGCACGTGTGTTTGATGTTGGCATCGCCGAACAGCATGCTGTGACCTTTGCCGCAGGGATGGCGGCGTCCGGTTTGAAACCCTTTTGTGCGATTTATTCCAGTTTCTTGCAGCGCGGTTATGACCAGATTGTGCATGACGTGGCATTGCAAAATCTGCCTGTGCGTTTTGCTTTGGATCGTGCCGGATTGGTGGGCGCGGATGGCCCGACGCATGCGGGGGCTTTTGATGTGGGGTTCTTGGCCAGTTTGCCCAATATGGTTGTGATGGCTGCCGCAGATGAGGCAGAGCTGACGCACATGGTGGCCACGGCTGCGGCGCATGACAGCGGGCCGATTGCGTTCCGGTATCCGCGTGGCAACGGCACAGGGGTCGAGCGCCCCGAACGGGGTCAGGTTCTTGAGATTGGCAAAGGCCGCATGATCCGCGAAGGAGGTTCCGACGTGGCCTTGTTGGCGCTTGGCACATCGTTGCAGGATTGTGAGGCGGCGGCAGATGCGCTGGAGGCAGACGGGATTTCGGTCAGCGTCGCCGACGCCCGCTTTGCCAAGCCTTTGGACATGCGTTTGATTGGCGAACTTGCGGGAACGCACCGGACGTTGATTACTGTAGAACAGGGCGCCATGGGCGGCTTCGGTGCGATGGTGTTGCAAGCCATGGCGGGGGCGGGGATGCTGGACAAGGGGTTGCAGGTGCGCACCATGCACTTGCCGGACCGTTACATTGATCAGGCCAGCCCGGACGAGATGTATGCAGACGCAGGTCTGACAGCGGACGACATCGTGAACAAAGTGCTTGAGACTCTGGGTCACAAAACCGATGTGGTGGATTTGGCCTCTGTGCTCCGAAAAACGTGA
- the pufA gene encoding light-harvesting antenna LH1, alpha subunit, whose product MAKFYKVWLIFDPRRVFVAQGVFLFLLAAMIHLVLLSTEHFNWFELAAQNAQ is encoded by the coding sequence ATGGCAAAGTTCTACAAAGTCTGGCTCATTTTTGATCCACGCCGTGTGTTTGTCGCACAAGGCGTTTTCCTGTTCCTGCTGGCAGCGATGATTCACCTCGTCCTGCTGAGCACAGAGCACTTCAACTGGTTCGAACTGGCAGCGCAGAACGCGCAGTAA